GTTGTACCAAGACAGACGCCAGGGATTCACCCAGTGAATCCCCAACGCGAGTCACACCGTGATTCGCGCACACAAACGGGAAGCACCCATGGACAATCAGCTTGCACTCCGCATCGATGCGGACTGGGCCATTCGGGAAGAACGCCTGCAGCAGCGGGTGAACCAGGCGGCCGACTGGCTGCGTGACATCCTTGCCGTGGAACGACACCACAGCGAGGGACATGAGAAAGGAAAGCTGAAGGCGGCCCTGGGTACGTTCGGCGGCGGGGTGCTCGATTCTGGTGCCATGAGCGAGGTGCTGGGGCGGGTGGCTGGCAGTCACGTCCAGGACCCGGCCCGGATCGGCCGGATCACCAGTCTGCTGGGTCGCCTGGAAGCCGTCCAGTCGGACTGGAACGGTGCCGTGGGGGGCCCGGTGACACTGCCCATGGACGGCGGTGCCACACCTGCCCTCGAGCAGGCGGCCGCGTCACTGGACCGGCTGGCGTCCGTGTTCGCCGCGCTGCGTCAGGCCGCCATGGAGCGTCATGGCCGCTATCGTGAGGAACTGCACCGGCAGTTCTTCGACTCGTTCAATCGCACTCATCTGGACAGCAGCGAACTGGCACTGTGCCCGCCCCTGCTGGCCCTGGTTCCCGCCTCGGGAGCCAAGGTGCTGGGCACCGTGATGGAGCTGCTGGGCAGCGGACTGCCCGTGAAGGTCCTGCTGCTCTCAAGCCTGCCGCGCCTGGGCAGCGACTCCCGCTTGCCGGGGCTGGAAGTGGAACTGCTTCCCTTGACCCTCCAGACCGTCTTCGTGATCCAGTGCACGCGCGCCTGCAGTCAATTCGACACACTGCTGGGCGCCGCGCTGGCCAGTCCGCGCGCGGCACTGGTCTCGCTGGTCTGGGGTGCCACGGGTGATGCGCAGTTCAATGCGCGGGCAAACCAGGCCGTGGTGGCGCGCGAGTTTCCGGTCTTCGCCTACGACCCCGACCGCAGTGAGCGTTTCGTTGAACGGCTGTCCCTGGATGGCAATCCCGATCTGGATGCCGCCTGGGCACGCGTGGAACTGCATCACCGCGACGCCTCGAACCAACCCCTGCTCAGCGAAGCCCGGATGACCTGTGGCGAGTATCACGCGGGCGATGTGGACGCCGATTCCCGCTTCACGACCCTTGAAGAAGAACATCGCGGACGCCATCTCTCCGAATGGTTCGGTCTGGATGCCACCGAGCGCAAGCGCACGATTCCCTTTGTCTACCGCGTGCGCCAGGACCGCCTGAGTCGCGTGGTTCCCGACCGCGAACTGCTGGCCCATTGCGTGCGACGGGCCCAGGTCTGGGAAACCCTGCGCGAACTGGCCGGTGTGCACAATCCGCATGTGGAACACGCCGAACGCAGCGCCGGTGAACGCATGCGCGCCGAACGCGATGCCAGTCTGGCTGAGGCGCGTCAGGAACTGCAGCGCACCCTCGAGGCCGAAAAGCAGGCCGCCGTGGAACTGGCGATGCAGAACCTGGCCCGCCAACTGCTTGGACTGGGCAGTGGCGCCCTGCTGGGCGGTCTGTCGGCAGCCGGCAAGAGTCCGGCAACCGCCGCCCCCGCTGCCAGTGCCTCCGCGCCGACGCCCGGTGCCGCCGAGCCCGAACCCCAGGTTTCCAGTGATGAATTCTGGCTGGATACTCCGCTCTGCACGGCGTGTGACGAATGCACCTCGATCAATCCCGCGATCTTCGCCTACAACAAGAACAAGCAGGCAGTGATCATCAACCCCACGGGCGGTCCCTTCAAGGACATCGTCAAGGCGGCGGAGAAATGCAGCG
This window of the Candidatus Delongbacteria bacterium genome carries:
- a CDS encoding ferredoxin, translated to MDNQLALRIDADWAIREERLQQRVNQAADWLRDILAVERHHSEGHEKGKLKAALGTFGGGVLDSGAMSEVLGRVAGSHVQDPARIGRITSLLGRLEAVQSDWNGAVGGPVTLPMDGGATPALEQAAASLDRLASVFAALRQAAMERHGRYREELHRQFFDSFNRTHLDSSELALCPPLLALVPASGAKVLGTVMELLGSGLPVKVLLLSSLPRLGSDSRLPGLEVELLPLTLQTVFVIQCTRACSQFDTLLGAALASPRAALVSLVWGATGDAQFNARANQAVVAREFPVFAYDPDRSERFVERLSLDGNPDLDAAWARVELHHRDASNQPLLSEARMTCGEYHAGDVDADSRFTTLEEEHRGRHLSEWFGLDATERKRTIPFVYRVRQDRLSRVVPDRELLAHCVRRAQVWETLRELAGVHNPHVEHAERSAGERMRAERDASLAEARQELQRTLEAEKQAAVELAMQNLARQLLGLGSGALLGGLSAAGKSPATAAPAASASAPTPGAAEPEPQVSSDEFWLDTPLCTACDECTSINPAIFAYNKNKQAVIINPTGGPFKDIVKAAEKCSAKIIHPGKPHDPTEKGLDKLIERASKFN